The Vibrio kanaloae genome has a window encoding:
- the nhaC gene encoding Na+/H+ antiporter NhaC, translated as MKQSKTRLPNLLQVFIALGLFLSLAFSFTAKLDLPIQLALYIGWFIIMVLGIRLGHQYKDLEKAALKGISNGLGAVLILLAVGALVGTWISGGIVPTIIYYGLKAIHPSIFLLATMIICSLTALATGTSWGAAGTAGIAMMGIGQGLGVPAPITAGAVLSGCYFGDKMSPLSDSVILASSMSGVEVVEHIKGMLPVALISYVITGIMFTAFGFHYAGNVDMSQVDSVIKAMEAQFYITPYSFVPVVIVLGLLAFRMPSFPVISFGSLLGIIWAVMIQEIDFLTAFNTAWAPFSISSGVEFIDSILNRGGMSSMLGSVAVIVFGLGFGGLLDKVGVLETIAKVFERRVNSAGSLATSTIGTAFMGNVFGSAMYVSLILTPKICAKNYDRLGYKRKNLSRNAEFGGTLTSGMVPWSDNGIYMASILGVATLSYAPFMWLSFICIIVTIVTSYMGWFVDKCEPTAPALETEETAQLNKQQA; from the coding sequence ATGAAGCAGAGTAAAACTCGCCTACCGAACCTATTGCAGGTATTCATCGCGTTAGGATTATTCCTATCCCTTGCTTTTTCCTTTACAGCTAAGCTTGACCTTCCTATTCAACTTGCCTTGTATATTGGTTGGTTCATTATCATGGTTCTTGGTATTCGTCTTGGCCACCAATACAAAGACTTAGAAAAAGCAGCGCTCAAAGGTATATCCAACGGTTTAGGCGCAGTTTTAATACTTTTAGCTGTGGGCGCTCTTGTTGGTACCTGGATCTCGGGCGGGATCGTACCTACTATCATCTATTATGGTCTGAAAGCTATTCACCCTTCTATCTTCCTTTTAGCGACCATGATCATCTGCTCTCTAACAGCATTGGCTACCGGCACTTCTTGGGGTGCAGCGGGTACAGCCGGCATTGCGATGATGGGTATTGGCCAAGGCCTAGGTGTTCCAGCACCAATCACCGCAGGCGCTGTACTTTCGGGCTGTTACTTCGGCGATAAGATGTCACCTCTGTCTGATTCAGTGATCCTTGCTTCTTCAATGTCTGGTGTTGAAGTAGTTGAACACATAAAGGGCATGCTGCCTGTTGCGTTAATAAGCTACGTAATTACGGGCATTATGTTTACCGCATTTGGTTTCCACTATGCGGGCAACGTTGACATGAGCCAAGTAGACTCTGTGATTAAAGCAATGGAAGCTCAGTTCTACATCACACCTTACTCATTCGTTCCAGTAGTGATCGTGCTTGGCCTATTAGCTTTCCGCATGCCTTCATTCCCTGTGATCAGTTTTGGTTCTCTGCTAGGTATTATCTGGGCAGTCATGATCCAAGAGATCGACTTCCTTACTGCATTTAACACAGCATGGGCACCGTTCTCTATCTCATCTGGTGTTGAGTTCATTGATTCAATTCTTAACCGTGGCGGCATGTCTTCAATGCTTGGTTCGGTTGCGGTTATCGTGTTTGGTTTAGGTTTCGGTGGCTTACTGGATAAAGTAGGCGTGCTAGAGACGATTGCTAAAGTGTTCGAGCGCCGTGTAAACAGCGCAGGCTCACTAGCAACTAGCACCATTGGTACGGCTTTCATGGGTAACGTATTTGGTTCAGCGATGTATGTATCACTTATCCTTACGCCAAAAATCTGTGCGAAAAACTACGACCGTTTAGGCTACAAACGTAAGAACCTTTCTCGCAACGCTGAGTTTGGTGGCACTCTAACGTCAGGTATGGTTCCGTGGAGTGATAACGGTATTTACATGGCGAGTATTCTTGGCGTTGCGACGCTGTCTTACGCACCGTTCATGTGGCTAAGCTTTATCTGTATCATCGTAACGATCGTGACGTCTTACATGGGCTGGTTCGTTGATAAGTGTGAACCGACAGCGCCAGCACTTGAAACTGAGGAAACGGCACAATTAAACAAGCAGCAAGCGTAA